Proteins co-encoded in one Plectropomus leopardus isolate mb chromosome 14, YSFRI_Pleo_2.0, whole genome shotgun sequence genomic window:
- the zfyve21 gene encoding zinc finger FYVE domain-containing protein 21 isoform X2: MSAVPDGKKLVRSPSGLRMVPENGAFNSPFSLDEPQWVPDKECPRCMQCDTKFDFIRRKHHCRRCGRCFCDKCCSKKVALPRMCFVDPVRQCAECSLASQKEMEFYDKQLKVLLAGGTFVITLGTSEKSETMTCRLSNNHRYLFLDGESHFEVELSRISSMQILTDGSSPGENDIHTYTSLLDSQCLSEG, translated from the exons atgtctgCGGTGCCTGATGGGAAGAAGCTCGTCCGGAGCCCCAGCGGTCTCCGCATGGTGCCCGAAAACGGCGCCTTCAACAGCCCCTTCTCCCTGGACGAGCCGCAGTGGGTCCCGGATAAAGAG TGTCCAAGATGCATGCAGTGTGACACCAAGTTTGACTTCATCAGAAGAAAG CATCACTGTCGGCGGTGCGGCCGGTGTTTCTGTGATAAATGCTGCAGTAAGAAGGTGGCGCTGCCCCGCATGTGTTTCGTGGATCCGGTGCGGCAGTGCGCCGAGTGCAGCCTGGCCTCCCAGAAAGAGATGGAGTTTTACGACaagcagctcaaagtgcttctgGCAG GTGGCACCTTCGTCATCACTTTGGGAACGTCAGAGAAGTCTGAAACCATGACGTGTCGCCTCTCCAACAACCACAG GTACCTGTTCCTCGACGGGGAAAGTCACTTTGAGGTGGAGTTGTCTCGGATCTCCAGCATGCAGATTTTGACAGACGGGTCGAGTCCAGGAG agAATGACATTCACACTTACACCAGTCTGCTGGACAGTCAGTGTCTCTCTGAAGGTTAG
- the zfyve21 gene encoding zinc finger FYVE domain-containing protein 21 isoform X1 yields the protein MSAVPDGKKLVRSPSGLRMVPENGAFNSPFSLDEPQWVPDKECPRCMQCDTKFDFIRRKHHCRRCGRCFCDKCCSKKVALPRMCFVDPVRQCAECSLASQKEMEFYDKQLKVLLAGGTFVITLGTSEKSETMTCRLSNNHRYLFLDGESHFEVELSRISSMQILTDGSSPGGGTSRASGMLLHYKPMGSQDAQQLRMEAAEDKKAASLWLAAMHKAAKLLYEARDQ from the exons atgtctgCGGTGCCTGATGGGAAGAAGCTCGTCCGGAGCCCCAGCGGTCTCCGCATGGTGCCCGAAAACGGCGCCTTCAACAGCCCCTTCTCCCTGGACGAGCCGCAGTGGGTCCCGGATAAAGAG TGTCCAAGATGCATGCAGTGTGACACCAAGTTTGACTTCATCAGAAGAAAG CATCACTGTCGGCGGTGCGGCCGGTGTTTCTGTGATAAATGCTGCAGTAAGAAGGTGGCGCTGCCCCGCATGTGTTTCGTGGATCCGGTGCGGCAGTGCGCCGAGTGCAGCCTGGCCTCCCAGAAAGAGATGGAGTTTTACGACaagcagctcaaagtgcttctgGCAG GTGGCACCTTCGTCATCACTTTGGGAACGTCAGAGAAGTCTGAAACCATGACGTGTCGCCTCTCCAACAACCACAG GTACCTGTTCCTCGACGGGGAAAGTCACTTTGAGGTGGAGTTGTCTCGGATCTCCAGCATGCAGATTTTGACAGACGGGTCGAGTCCAGGAG gagGGACGTCGCGTGCCAGCGGCATGCTGCTCCACTACAAGCCAATGGGCTCCCAGGACGCCCAGCAGCTGCGCATGGAGGCAGCAGAAGACAAGAAGGCGGCCTCGTTATGGCTGGCTGCGATGCACAAG GCGGCCAAACTGCTGTACGAAGCTCGCGACCAGTGA